One genomic segment of Methylocystis sp. SC2 includes these proteins:
- a CDS encoding rhodanese-like domain-containing protein: protein MAFGSLLSKLAGGGAAPTIEHDDFCRIVADKSCAIVDVREPHEYGAGHVPGAKNMPLSSFDPTKLPKGDVVLICQAGGRSAKALAQAQSLGRTDLRHYAPGTGGWRARGGAVE from the coding sequence ATGGCTTTTGGCTCTCTCTTGTCGAAACTCGCGGGCGGCGGCGCGGCGCCGACGATCGAGCATGATGATTTCTGCCGCATCGTCGCGGATAAATCCTGCGCCATCGTCGATGTGCGCGAGCCGCATGAATATGGCGCCGGCCATGTGCCGGGCGCCAAGAACATGCCGCTCTCGAGCTTCGATCCGACCAAGCTGCCGAAGGGCGACGTCGTCCTGATTTGCCAGGCGGGCGGGCGTTCGGCCAAGGCGCTGGCGCAGGCGCAAAGCCTGGGACGGACGGATCTTCGCCATTACGCGCCGGGCACCGGCGGCTGGCGCGCGCGCGGCGGCGCGGTGGAGTAG
- a CDS encoding carboxymuconolactone decarboxylase family protein, with protein sequence MIEDWAALAKKLSADIRELRVGSPETMKAFSAMAISAGAQGALEPKTKELIALAVSVAVRCDDCIAFHAKAASQRGATREEVMETLAMSIYMGAGPSVMYASHALAAFTQFNAEKQA encoded by the coding sequence ATGATCGAAGACTGGGCGGCGCTCGCCAAGAAGCTCTCCGCCGACATCAGAGAATTGCGCGTCGGCTCGCCGGAAACGATGAAAGCCTTTTCGGCGATGGCGATCTCGGCGGGCGCGCAAGGCGCGCTCGAGCCCAAGACAAAGGAACTGATCGCGCTTGCGGTCAGCGTCGCGGTGCGGTGCGACGATTGCATCGCCTTCCACGCCAAGGCCGCATCACAGCGCGGCGCGACGCGCGAGGAGGTGATGGAGACGCTCGCGATGAGCATCTACATGGGCGCCGGACCATCGGTGATGTATGCGAGCCATGCGCTCGCGGCCTTCACCCAGTTCAACGCCGAAAAGCAAGCCTGA